The Leptospira perdikensis genome includes the window GTTTCTATCTCCAAAGAAACACCAAACGTTTCTGCACAGATTAAAAAATCTCTTTCAGAAAAGTTAAAAGACAAACACGTAGAAATTGATGATGTGATTATTGATGATGTAGAATACAGTCCATCGATTTTGAAAGCGATTGAAAGTAAACTTACGAAACAACAAGAACAAGAACAAATGAAGTTCGAAATCAATATTGCTAAACGTGATGCAGAAATCCAACAAATCTCCGCAGATGGTAAAGCCAAAGCTGTCCTCATTGAAGCAGAAGCTCAAGCAAAAGCACAAAGAATGATTTCTGAATCTTTAACTCAGAAATACATTCAACTGAAAGCTATGGAAAATCCAAATAATAAGTTAATCTTTGTGCCAAATGGAAAAGATGGATTGCCAATCATCGTCAATCCTGAAGCAAAATAAAACTATTTTTACTTTTCTAAAACTTATGCGCTATAGTTATATAAAATGTATAACTATAGCGTTTGTTTTTTAAGCCGAAGGTCTAAGTTAAAGTTTCTGATTCTAAATATTAAGATAATCAATATACTAAACACAAACAATAAAAGACCAAAATTTTGAAACGCAATTACAGGACCAAACTTATCAGAAACTTTTGCAGCGATAAGTCCAAGGACTGCAGATACTCCAAGTTGAAGTATAGAGTATAAACTCAAAATTCTAGATCGGTATTCTTCGTTTAGTCGCATTTGGATCAAGGAAACCAAATAATTTGTTGATATACTGCAACAAATAGAAGATATAAAAATAATTAAAATATTAAGAGTTAAAATCTCAATTGGCATAAAAACAAAAATTGAAACTGCAGAAATGATAGATGCACCAAATATAATATAAACCAATTTTACATCTTTTAACACTAGTTGCAAAAACCCACCGAATCCCAAACCAATAGCCAATATCAAAAAATAAATTGGTTTAACCGAATCTCCTAACTTAAAAATAGTTTCACCATAGGTTGGAATTAAAATCTGAAAAGGACCTAAAAGAAAAGTTGTTAATGGCACTAACATTAATAAATAAACAATTTCGCGATTTTGATTCAAGTAATGAATCAAATCATTAATACCTGTCCTGATGGAAACAAATTGTTTGACTTCTAAAGGAATCAATTTTACGAAGATCAGCAA containing:
- a CDS encoding MFS transporter, translating into MNKNNYLYLLSTMFGYTAIVMFNYFVIVYSHDLTKADSLGASLFLLIHIPFVLFGLITGIIIDFNSKRKILIISQTIYIIGNLFFALLIYTTDNQVYISNYLFLLSIILGFSFSFLPATRLAIIGQLTKDELKGKMTVFVNLSYIFAFGFGPLFVGFIKEYYPNFLIPLIIALLFFISNFLLIFVKLIPLEVKQFVSIRTGINDLIHYLNQNREIVYLLMLVPLTTFLLGPFQILIPTYGETIFKLGDSVKPIYFLILAIGLGFGGFLQLVLKDVKLVYIIFGASIISAVSIFVFMPIEILTLNILIIFISSICCSISTNYLVSLIQMRLNEEYRSRILSLYSILQLGVSAVLGLIAAKVSDKFGPVIAFQNFGLLLFVFSILIILIFRIRNFNLDLRLKKQTL
- a CDS encoding prohibitin family protein, producing MKRRSIFPASFQFLSILGVSLLFTSCLSIISPGEVGLMWRPYSTGLSQKPLESRVQTYMPWNSVYVYSVQWSSYQEKVEVLTRDDLTITVSAAIIIRPIQNEIYELEMEIGRGYYEKVVKPQFRTAIRNILSAYNMVSISKETPNVSAQIKKSLSEKLKDKHVEIDDVIIDDVEYSPSILKAIESKLTKQQEQEQMKFEINIAKRDAEIQQISADGKAKAVLIEAEAQAKAQRMISESLTQKYIQLKAMENPNNKLIFVPNGKDGLPIIVNPEAK